In a genomic window of Nocardia fluminea:
- a CDS encoding protein kinase family protein, with the protein MSDPLHTRVCLTGLNCSCPSISVFLVPEPLVLGGQMMHLLEQAPVAGRIPAPTPDAELIDLIQAVRTPLDTRGLARAQQVAFTGPRHDPPVAREVLHDHLIEEPAPWGLDVDDPAELTRLAMLPERRIGVRRIDDFQAHSIRQAMEAVYRHFAIDQRIPLVYHGFADPREGWFALRASAA; encoded by the coding sequence ATGTCCGATCCGTTGCACACGAGGGTGTGCCTCACCGGCCTGAATTGTTCCTGCCCGAGCATCAGTGTCTTCCTGGTGCCGGAACCGCTGGTCCTCGGCGGTCAGATGATGCACCTGCTCGAGCAGGCGCCGGTCGCCGGGCGAATACCCGCGCCGACTCCGGACGCCGAGCTGATCGACCTGATCCAGGCCGTGCGCACGCCGTTGGACACGCGGGGGCTCGCTCGCGCGCAGCAGGTCGCGTTCACCGGTCCGCGCCACGATCCGCCGGTCGCGCGGGAGGTGCTGCACGACCATCTCATCGAGGAACCGGCGCCGTGGGGGCTGGATGTGGACGATCCCGCGGAGCTGACCCGGCTGGCGATGCTGCCCGAGCGGCGGATCGGCGTGCGTCGCATCGATGATTTCCAGGCGCATTCGATCCGTCAGGCGATGGAGGCCGTGTATCGGCATTTCGCGATCGACCAGCGCATTCCGTTGGTCTATCACGGCTTCGCCGACCCACGCGAGGGCTGGTTCGCCCTGCGCGCCTCGGCGGCGTGA
- a CDS encoding Uma2 family endonuclease yields the protein MTAIVPAWMHEQITATEYDAWSEEQCWGIEIVDGMVVVRPSASKRHNRLARILANALDAAAGPDWNADTDFDVRLQDVPLTNRRPDVVVYRADTIDLTPTRPEHVLMVVEVVSPGSETTDRIVKVDQYAKAGIAFYWRIEQATNGVPLIYTYILDPATRAYRTGDMFTGTVEVSAPFPVEIDLGKI from the coding sequence GTGACTGCCATCGTCCCCGCGTGGATGCACGAACAGATCACGGCTACGGAGTACGACGCCTGGTCCGAGGAGCAGTGTTGGGGCATCGAAATCGTGGACGGGATGGTCGTTGTGCGTCCCAGTGCGTCCAAGCGACACAACCGGTTGGCTCGGATCCTGGCCAACGCGCTGGATGCCGCAGCCGGACCGGACTGGAATGCCGACACCGACTTCGACGTCCGACTCCAGGATGTTCCACTCACCAATCGGCGCCCCGACGTCGTCGTGTATCGCGCCGATACGATCGACCTCACACCCACGCGCCCCGAACACGTACTGATGGTCGTCGAGGTCGTCTCGCCCGGTTCGGAGACCACCGACCGGATCGTCAAGGTGGACCAGTACGCGAAGGCAGGCATCGCCTTCTACTGGCGGATCGAGCAGGCGACGAACGGCGTCCCGCTGATCTATACCTACATCCTCGACCCGGCGACCAGGGCGTACCGAACCGGCGACATGTTCACCGGGACTGTCGAGGTGTCGGCTCCCTTTCCCGTGGAAATCGACCTCGGCAAAATTTGA
- a CDS encoding arabinosyltransferase domain-containing protein encodes MPDAATAVLSKPPAEPVATAKDFRTARWIAMVAGILGALFAVATPFLPVTQTTAQLNWPQNGSLGNVQAPLMSQVPIDLNVSIPCSAVSTLPEQGGMLLATAPPQGDRAALEALFVRVSDTAVDVVDRNAVVASADRSAMDGCSAILIKSDQDRTSAEFVGLTKQVERPIAGQPGAVETVQVPVQGQLAGDLRPQIVGVFTDLKGEVPPGLSLTSTIDTRFSSSPSLIKLVAIIAAVLCTLLALAALGRLDGSDGRGHRRFLPRNWLKPTWADGAVIGTLLVWHFVGANTSDDGYILSMVRVAPDAGYTANYFRWYGVPEAPFGWYYYVIQVFAEISTASPWVRVPALICAILCWMVISREVVPRLGNAVKRSQVALWTGGLVFLAFWLPFDNGLRSEPIVALGALLTWVSIERAIATGRLLPAGIAVLIAAFTLAAAPTGLMCVAALLAGIRPLVRIIVRRHRQFGTLPLLAPIASAGVLVLTVVYGDQTFAGIQEANRVRQATGPNLAWYEDYLRYYYMFVETVDGSLARRFAFLVMLLCLFTTLLVLLRRRQVPGIASGPTWRLMGIVFGTIFFMMFNPTKWTHHFGAYAGIAGGLAAVTAVAVSQSALRSRKNRAIFLAGLLFVLALSFSGINGYWYVSSYGVPWFDKTISLRGVHSNTVMLILFGVALALVGWYALREDYVKPVPSAKTKRGNRIRKFAAIPLTIVVGLMVLFEVLSLVKGATQQYPGYSLGRSNVDALSNNSCGLANDVLVEPDPNGGRLDPIVDPARPFTNPDDPLAGTGSVGFTPNGVPGDLSADAVEVKPGTGNTSNQSVGAAFAEGESAGTGGGEGALGVNGSTVALPFGLDPAQTPILGSYQEGMQQPAHLESAWYGLPARSDDSPLVVISAAGRIASKDDSGSDKYGQALFVEYGTRNPDGSVTTLGAYQPRDIGPAPSWRNLRVPLADLPAEVNAVRVVVNDPILIGDQWLAFTPPRVPELQTLDTFIGRDQPVLLDWAVGLQFPCQRPFAHKNGVAEVPNYRILPDRPLAISSTDTWQAQEFGGPLGMSQMLAARVTIPTYLKDDWARDWGSLERYDQYAQATPAQLATGTASRNGMWSPGPLRVF; translated from the coding sequence GTGCCAGACGCCGCAACAGCTGTTCTCTCCAAGCCGCCTGCCGAACCGGTGGCCACCGCGAAGGACTTCCGGACCGCGCGATGGATCGCGATGGTCGCCGGGATTCTCGGTGCCCTGTTCGCGGTGGCCACGCCGTTCCTGCCGGTCACCCAGACGACCGCGCAGCTGAACTGGCCACAGAACGGCTCGCTCGGAAACGTGCAGGCGCCGCTGATGTCGCAGGTGCCGATCGATCTGAACGTGTCGATTCCGTGTAGCGCGGTGTCGACGCTGCCCGAGCAGGGCGGGATGCTGCTGGCGACCGCGCCACCGCAGGGCGATCGCGCGGCCCTGGAGGCGCTGTTCGTGCGCGTCTCCGATACCGCGGTCGACGTGGTGGATCGCAACGCGGTGGTCGCCTCGGCGGACCGGTCGGCGATGGACGGATGCTCGGCGATCCTGATCAAGTCCGATCAGGACCGCACGTCGGCGGAGTTCGTGGGGCTGACCAAGCAGGTCGAGCGGCCGATCGCCGGTCAGCCGGGCGCGGTGGAGACCGTGCAGGTGCCCGTGCAGGGCCAGCTCGCCGGTGACCTGCGGCCGCAGATCGTGGGCGTGTTCACCGATCTGAAGGGAGAGGTGCCGCCGGGCCTTTCGCTGACCTCGACGATCGACACCCGCTTCTCGTCGAGCCCGTCGCTGATCAAGCTGGTCGCGATCATCGCGGCCGTGCTGTGCACCTTGCTGGCGCTCGCCGCGCTGGGCCGCCTCGACGGTAGTGACGGGCGCGGGCACCGCCGGTTCCTGCCGCGTAACTGGCTGAAGCCCACGTGGGCTGACGGCGCTGTCATCGGCACGCTGCTGGTCTGGCATTTCGTCGGCGCCAACACCTCCGACGACGGCTACATCCTGTCGATGGTGCGCGTAGCCCCCGACGCGGGCTATACGGCCAACTACTTCCGCTGGTATGGCGTGCCCGAGGCCCCGTTCGGCTGGTACTACTACGTCATCCAGGTGTTCGCGGAGATCTCCACGGCCAGCCCGTGGGTGCGCGTCCCCGCTCTGATCTGCGCGATTCTGTGCTGGATGGTGATCAGCCGCGAGGTGGTGCCGCGCCTCGGCAATGCCGTGAAGCGCTCGCAGGTCGCGCTGTGGACCGGCGGACTGGTGTTCCTGGCGTTCTGGCTGCCGTTCGACAACGGCCTGCGCTCGGAGCCCATCGTCGCCCTCGGCGCCCTGCTCACCTGGGTTTCCATCGAACGCGCCATCGCCACCGGCCGTCTGCTGCCCGCGGGGATCGCGGTGCTGATCGCGGCGTTCACCCTCGCCGCGGCGCCGACCGGCCTGATGTGTGTGGCCGCGCTGCTGGCCGGTATCCGGCCGCTGGTGCGGATCATCGTGCGCCGTCATCGTCAATTCGGCACGCTCCCGCTGCTGGCTCCGATCGCCTCGGCCGGCGTGCTCGTGCTCACGGTGGTCTACGGCGACCAGACCTTCGCCGGCATCCAGGAAGCCAACCGGGTCCGGCAGGCCACCGGCCCGAACCTGGCCTGGTACGAGGACTACCTGCGCTACTACTACATGTTCGTCGAGACCGTCGACGGCTCGCTGGCCCGCCGTTTCGCCTTCCTGGTGATGCTGCTGTGCCTGTTCACGACGCTGCTGGTGCTGCTGCGCCGCCGTCAGGTGCCGGGGATCGCGTCGGGTCCGACCTGGCGGCTGATGGGGATCGTCTTCGGCACGATCTTCTTCATGATGTTCAACCCCACCAAGTGGACCCACCACTTCGGCGCCTACGCGGGCATCGCGGGTGGGCTCGCGGCGGTGACGGCGGTGGCGGTGTCGCAGAGCGCGCTGCGCTCACGCAAGAACCGGGCGATCTTCCTGGCCGGCTTGCTGTTCGTGCTGGCGCTGTCGTTCTCCGGCATCAACGGCTACTGGTACGTGTCCAGCTACGGCGTGCCGTGGTTCGACAAGACCATCTCGCTGCGCGGCGTCCACTCGAACACGGTGATGCTCATCCTGTTCGGCGTGGCACTGGCCCTGGTCGGCTGGTATGCGCTGCGCGAAGACTATGTGAAGCCGGTGCCGTCCGCGAAGACCAAGCGCGGCAACAGAATTCGCAAGTTCGCCGCCATCCCGCTGACTATCGTGGTCGGTCTGATGGTGCTGTTCGAAGTGCTCTCGCTGGTCAAGGGCGCGACACAGCAGTATCCCGGCTACTCGCTCGGCCGCTCCAACGTCGACGCGCTGAGCAACAACTCGTGTGGCCTGGCCAACGACGTGCTGGTCGAACCCGACCCGAACGGCGGCAGGCTCGACCCCATCGTCGACCCGGCGCGCCCGTTCACCAACCCGGACGACCCGCTGGCGGGTACCGGTTCGGTCGGCTTCACGCCCAACGGCGTGCCGGGTGACCTCTCGGCCGACGCGGTCGAGGTGAAGCCGGGCACCGGCAACACCAGCAACCAGTCGGTCGGCGCGGCCTTCGCCGAAGGCGAGAGCGCGGGCACCGGCGGCGGTGAGGGCGCACTCGGCGTCAACGGGTCCACGGTGGCGCTGCCCTTCGGTCTCGATCCCGCGCAGACCCCGATTCTCGGCTCCTACCAGGAGGGCATGCAGCAGCCCGCCCACCTGGAGTCGGCCTGGTACGGGCTGCCCGCCCGCTCGGACGACTCGCCGCTGGTGGTCATCAGCGCCGCCGGTCGCATCGCCTCCAAGGACGACTCCGGCTCCGACAAGTACGGCCAGGCGCTGTTCGTCGAATACGGCACCCGCAACCCCGACGGCAGCGTCACCACGCTCGGCGCCTACCAGCCGCGCGATATCGGCCCCGCCCCGTCGTGGCGCAACCTGCGCGTGCCGCTGGCCGACCTCCCGGCCGAGGTGAACGCGGTGCGCGTGGTGGTGAACGACCCGATCCTGATCGGCGATCAGTGGCTGGCGTTCACCCCGCCGCGGGTGCCCGAGCTGCAGACCCTCGACACCTTCATCGGCCGGGACCAGCCGGTCCTGCTGGACTGGGCCGTCGGCCTGCAGTTCCCCTGCCAGCGCCCGTTCGCGCACAAGAACGGCGTGGCCGAGGTGCCGAACTACCGGATCCTGCCGGACCGCCCGCTGGCGATCTCCTCGACCGATACCTGGCAGGCGCAGGAGTTCGGTGGTCCGCTCGGCATGTCGCAGATGCTGGCGGCCCGGGTCACCATCCCGACCTACCTGAAGGACGACTGGGCCCGCGACTGGGGCTCGCTGGAACGCTACGACCAGTACGCGCAAGCCACCCCGGCCCAGCTCGCGACCGGCACCGCGTCACGAAACGGCATGTGGAGCCCGGGACCGCTCCGGGTGTTCTAA
- a CDS encoding acyl-CoA carboxylase subunit beta — translation MSTTAEKLADLHERLELAKEPAGEKGIAKRAHKGIPSARDRINQLLDPGTFVEIGALVRKPGDPTALYGDGVVVGHGKVEGRPVAVFSHDQTVYGGSVGEAFGRKLCGLMQYASKVGIPLVGINDSGGARVQEAISSLAWYAWMATNLEPLSGMVPLVSVILGNCAGGAVYEPICTDVVVATESAHMFVTGPKIIKEVTGEDVSLEELGGARTQAQYGNIHHVAKDEEAAFTWVREYLGYMPSSCQELPPVVNPGLEPEITDSDRELNTFMPDSDNAGYDMYDILLRIFDDGEFKEISADTGQNIITGYARIDGRTVGVVANQPMSAAGALDARASDKASHFVRLCDAFEIPLVFVVDTPGFLPGVEQEKVGVIKRGGRFLFSYVEASVPKITLVVRKSYGGGYAVMGSKQLGADINLAWPTARIAVMGAEGAVSLLGAAQIAAAPEEQRAAIRQNLINFYNENVATPWIAAERGFIDAIIEPATTRLELRRALKLLQDKKIQRNPRKHHVLPL, via the coding sequence GTGAGCACGACCGCCGAAAAGCTTGCCGATCTACACGAGCGGCTCGAGCTCGCCAAAGAGCCCGCTGGTGAGAAGGGCATCGCGAAGCGGGCACACAAGGGCATTCCCAGTGCCCGCGACCGGATCAACCAGCTGCTCGATCCCGGCACCTTCGTCGAGATCGGCGCGCTGGTGCGCAAGCCCGGCGACCCGACCGCCCTCTACGGCGACGGTGTCGTCGTCGGCCACGGCAAGGTCGAGGGCCGCCCGGTGGCGGTGTTCTCCCATGATCAGACCGTGTACGGCGGTTCGGTCGGCGAGGCGTTCGGTCGCAAGCTGTGCGGTCTGATGCAGTACGCGTCGAAGGTCGGCATCCCGCTGGTCGGCATCAACGATTCCGGTGGCGCGCGCGTGCAGGAGGCGATCAGCTCGCTGGCCTGGTACGCGTGGATGGCGACCAACCTCGAACCGCTGTCGGGCATGGTTCCGCTGGTGTCGGTGATTCTCGGTAACTGCGCCGGTGGCGCGGTGTACGAGCCGATCTGCACCGATGTGGTGGTCGCGACCGAGTCCGCGCACATGTTCGTCACCGGCCCGAAGATCATCAAAGAGGTCACCGGCGAGGACGTGAGCCTCGAGGAACTCGGCGGGGCGCGCACACAGGCCCAATACGGCAACATCCACCACGTCGCCAAGGACGAGGAAGCGGCCTTCACCTGGGTGCGCGAGTACCTGGGCTACATGCCGAGCAGCTGCCAGGAACTGCCGCCGGTGGTGAACCCCGGTCTGGAACCGGAGATCACCGACTCCGACCGCGAGCTGAACACGTTCATGCCGGATTCCGACAACGCCGGCTACGACATGTACGACATCCTGCTGCGCATCTTCGACGACGGCGAGTTCAAGGAGATCAGCGCCGACACCGGCCAGAACATCATCACCGGTTACGCCCGCATCGACGGCCGCACCGTCGGTGTCGTCGCCAACCAGCCGATGTCGGCGGCGGGCGCGCTCGACGCCCGCGCCTCCGACAAGGCCTCGCACTTCGTCCGCCTGTGCGACGCCTTCGAGATCCCGCTGGTCTTCGTCGTCGACACTCCCGGCTTCCTGCCCGGTGTGGAGCAGGAGAAGGTCGGCGTCATCAAGCGCGGCGGCCGCTTCCTGTTCTCCTACGTCGAGGCCTCGGTCCCCAAGATCACCCTGGTGGTCCGCAAGTCCTACGGCGGCGGCTACGCGGTGATGGGCTCCAAGCAGCTCGGTGCCGACATCAACCTCGCCTGGCCCACCGCCCGCATCGCGGTCATGGGCGCGGAAGGCGCGGTCAGCCTCCTCGGCGCCGCCCAGATCGCCGCCGCCCCCGAAGAGCAGCGCGCCGCCATCCGCCAGAACCTGATCAACTTCTACAACGAGAACGTGGCCACCCCCTGGATCGCCGCCGAACGCGGCTTCATCGACGCCATCATCGAACCGGCCACCACCCGCCTCGAACTGCGCCGAGCCCTGAAACTGCTCCAGGACAAGAAGATCCAGCGCAACCCGCGCAAGCACCACGTCCTGCCGTTGTAA
- a CDS encoding peptidylprolyl isomerase translates to MTKVNLETNYGPIVLELDDQAAPNTVANFVNYVNSGHYAGTVFHRVIPGFMVQGGGFEPGLKQKSTQAPIQNEATNGLKNDKYTVAMARTNDPHSATAQFFINISDNAFLNHTAPQGQGWGYAVFGKVTDGFEVVDKIAAVTTGSAGPHQDVPVDDVIIESASVA, encoded by the coding sequence ATGACCAAGGTGAATCTCGAAACCAACTACGGACCTATCGTGCTCGAGTTGGACGACCAGGCCGCGCCGAACACGGTCGCCAACTTCGTGAACTACGTGAACTCGGGGCATTACGCCGGCACCGTGTTCCACCGCGTCATCCCCGGCTTCATGGTCCAGGGCGGCGGCTTCGAGCCCGGCCTGAAGCAGAAGTCGACGCAGGCGCCGATCCAGAACGAGGCCACCAACGGCCTGAAGAACGACAAGTACACCGTCGCGATGGCCCGCACCAACGACCCCCACTCGGCCACCGCCCAGTTCTTCATCAACATCTCCGACAACGCCTTCCTCAACCACACCGCCCCCCAGGGCCAGGGCTGGGGCTACGCCGTCTTCGGCAAGGTCACCGACGGCTTCGAGGTAGTCGACAAGATCGCCGCCGTCACCACCGGCAGCGCGGGCCCCCACCAGGACGTCCCCGTCGACGACGTCATCATCGAATCCGCCTCTGTCGCTTAA
- a CDS encoding helix-turn-helix transcriptional regulator, translating to MAATTPRVLRLLALLQDRAYTGRELADRLEITERTVRNDISRLRELGYPVHAERGAIGGYRLGRGATMPPLLLDDEEAVAVALSIAVAHDGSLAVSDIGDQLTRALRKIEQILPKRLQRKVSALRDATEIGPATTGSREPDAPVAAGILTTLADAVRRTTAVTVETADGTAELEPYRLINWQRRWYLVAYSMRTHDWTALPAAGIARAEAGARVFAPRTLPHDDLVAFVMRHIASTGWRVHARVTVLESAETVIARINPAVGVVEPVDEHSCVLLTGADAMETIAIYLSMLMMDFRVDGPPELVAHLRTLARRYTESVAG from the coding sequence ATGGCTGCGACAACCCCGCGAGTACTGCGTCTGCTCGCCCTGCTGCAAGACCGCGCCTACACGGGTCGCGAGCTCGCCGACCGCCTCGAGATCACCGAACGCACCGTGCGCAACGACATCTCACGGCTGCGCGAACTCGGCTATCCCGTGCACGCCGAACGCGGCGCGATCGGCGGCTACCGCCTCGGCCGGGGCGCCACCATGCCGCCGCTGCTGCTCGACGACGAGGAAGCGGTGGCGGTCGCGCTGTCCATCGCCGTGGCGCACGACGGCTCGCTCGCCGTCTCCGACATCGGCGACCAGCTCACCAGAGCACTGCGCAAGATCGAACAGATCCTCCCGAAACGTTTGCAGCGCAAGGTCTCCGCGCTGCGCGACGCCACCGAGATCGGCCCCGCCACCACCGGCTCCCGCGAACCGGACGCACCGGTCGCCGCGGGCATCCTCACCACTCTCGCCGACGCGGTCCGGCGCACCACCGCGGTCACTGTCGAAACCGCCGACGGCACAGCGGAACTCGAGCCCTACCGGCTGATCAACTGGCAACGACGCTGGTACCTGGTCGCCTACAGCATGCGAACACATGACTGGACGGCGCTGCCCGCCGCCGGCATCGCCCGGGCCGAGGCCGGTGCGCGCGTGTTCGCCCCGCGCACCCTCCCGCACGACGATCTGGTCGCCTTCGTCATGCGTCACATCGCGTCCACAGGTTGGCGCGTCCACGCCCGCGTCACCGTCCTCGAATCCGCCGAGACCGTGATCGCCAGGATCAACCCGGCGGTCGGCGTGGTCGAGCCCGTCGACGAGCACAGCTGTGTCCTGCTCACCGGCGCCGACGCGATGGAGACGATCGCGATCTACCTCAGCATGCTGATGATGGACTTCCGCGTCGACGGGCCGCCCGAACTGGTCGCGCACCTGCGCACCCTGGCCCGCCGCTACACCGAATCGGTCGCCGGATAA
- a CDS encoding arabinosyltransferase domain-containing protein, with protein MRPDRSERAFTRYRLIALVCGLLGFVLALLTPLLPVRQDRASLDWPQAGATSVEAPLVSYVPQRLDAQLPCTMLSGLPGPGAENPATTTLLTTIPVASGKADRGLSVTVRDGVLGVQARDVPMLSAPIAEIGGCERISIVSTIEATTVEFVGATRQDGTPFRNTVTVDKRPQIVGVYTDLDAAALTGARLHADIDSRFTSTPTTLKLAAMIGAGVFTVLALIALHLLDTADGRRARRFLPRHWWRITPADVVVVVTLLGWHVIGANTSDDGYILNMARASGPSGYMANYYRWFGVPEAPFGWSYELLAWMTKVSDASPWMRLPALAAGLVCWAVISREVLPRLGARVRRDKVALWTAGLVFLAFWLPYDNGLRPEPLIAAGALLTWCLIERAIATARLLPAALAILIAAFSLAAGPTGLICIAALIAGTRPVMQVIIKRAQGLRPRRIAADSADDRSPADPADSSSSVRTNSSSSRLSVGAKIFRYAALLAPGVAAGTLVLIVVFADQTLATVMEATRVRTLVGPNVAWFDERTRWDSLFMLSPDGSLARRFGVLVLLLCLLVCILQVLRKGRIPGTSRGPSVRILGIVFAALLLMMWTPTKWTHHFGVYAGLAGSLAALAAVAVGTNGIRAPRNRALFTAAVLFLLAMTFTGSNGWWYVSSYGVPFWDKAPMVAGKGVSTLFLGLSILALLVALYFHLRDPYRTSRDTGRFDRFATMPLTIAAALLVLFEVASMAKGAITQYPAYSIAKSNFNALQGDTCGLANDVLVESNTADSLLTPYTGDPADGLNAESTGFTPDGVADDLTADADETVVGGANSVDTDSANKTTKTTGAGTGGGTSAEPGINGSTVALPFGLDPARTPVLGSFQDGVQQQAKLTSQWYRVDLGDSVRDDPAYQALVVTAAGRIRYVDTDGVVHYGQDLRLEYGIRAADGSVEVTGSVAPMDIGPAPSWRNLRVPIDALPAGVNAVRLVAADNDITGKQWLAVTPPRLPKLSTLDSVVGRTAPVLLDWHVGLAFPCQRPFEHHDGVAEAPQWRILPDRVGSDASNAWQDDIGGGPLGWTNLLLRAETVPTYLDRDLGRDWGSLERFTPYQPAPPAKIGVTVVDQSGRAKEPAIRAQ; from the coding sequence GTGCGACCGGACCGATCTGAACGAGCGTTCACCCGATACCGCCTGATCGCCCTCGTCTGTGGGCTGCTCGGGTTCGTGCTTGCCCTGCTCACACCGCTGTTACCGGTGCGCCAGGACCGGGCGAGCCTGGACTGGCCGCAAGCGGGCGCGACCAGCGTCGAGGCACCGCTGGTGTCGTATGTGCCGCAGCGGCTCGACGCGCAGCTGCCGTGCACGATGCTGAGCGGGCTGCCGGGTCCCGGGGCGGAGAACCCGGCCACGACCACCCTGCTGACGACGATTCCGGTCGCTTCCGGCAAGGCCGACCGCGGGCTCAGCGTCACCGTCCGCGACGGGGTGCTGGGGGTGCAGGCGCGCGATGTGCCGATGCTGTCGGCGCCGATCGCCGAGATCGGCGGGTGTGAGCGGATCAGCATCGTCTCGACGATCGAGGCCACGACCGTCGAGTTCGTTGGGGCGACGCGCCAGGACGGGACGCCGTTCCGCAACACCGTCACCGTGGACAAGCGCCCGCAGATCGTGGGCGTCTACACCGACCTCGACGCGGCCGCCCTCACCGGCGCCCGGCTGCACGCCGATATCGACTCCCGCTTCACGTCGACGCCGACGACACTGAAACTGGCGGCGATGATCGGCGCCGGCGTCTTCACCGTGCTCGCGCTGATCGCGCTGCACCTGCTCGACACCGCCGACGGCCGCCGTGCCCGCCGCTTCCTGCCCCGGCACTGGTGGCGGATCACACCGGCCGACGTGGTGGTGGTCGTGACCTTGCTGGGCTGGCATGTGATCGGCGCCAACACCTCCGACGACGGCTACATCCTCAATATGGCGCGCGCGTCGGGCCCGTCGGGCTACATGGCGAATTACTACCGCTGGTTCGGCGTGCCGGAAGCGCCCTTCGGCTGGTCCTACGAACTGCTCGCCTGGATGACGAAGGTCTCCGACGCCAGCCCGTGGATGCGCCTGCCCGCGCTCGCCGCCGGTCTGGTCTGCTGGGCGGTGATCAGCCGAGAAGTGCTGCCCCGCCTCGGCGCTCGTGTGCGCCGCGACAAGGTGGCGCTGTGGACGGCTGGCCTGGTGTTCCTCGCCTTCTGGCTCCCCTACGACAACGGTCTCCGCCCCGAACCGCTGATCGCGGCGGGTGCGCTGCTCACCTGGTGCCTCATCGAACGTGCCATCGCCACCGCACGTCTGCTGCCCGCCGCCTTGGCGATCCTCATCGCCGCGTTCTCGCTGGCGGCGGGACCGACGGGCCTGATCTGCATCGCCGCCCTGATCGCCGGTACCCGGCCGGTCATGCAGGTCATCATCAAACGCGCGCAGGGCCTGCGCCCGCGCCGGATCGCCGCCGACAGCGCCGATGACCGCTCGCCGGCCGATCCGGCCGATTCGAGCAGCTCGGTTCGAACGAACAGCTCGTCGAGCCGGCTCTCGGTGGGCGCGAAGATCTTCCGCTACGCGGCACTGCTGGCGCCCGGCGTCGCGGCGGGCACGCTGGTGCTCATCGTCGTCTTCGCCGACCAGACGCTGGCCACCGTCATGGAGGCCACCCGGGTCCGCACGCTCGTCGGCCCGAACGTCGCCTGGTTCGACGAACGCACCCGCTGGGACTCGCTGTTCATGCTGTCCCCCGACGGCTCGCTGGCCCGCCGCTTCGGCGTGCTGGTGCTGCTGCTGTGCCTGCTCGTGTGCATCCTGCAGGTGCTGCGCAAGGGCCGCATCCCCGGCACCTCACGCGGCCCCTCGGTGCGCATCCTCGGCATCGTCTTCGCCGCGCTGCTGCTGATGATGTGGACGCCGACCAAGTGGACCCACCACTTCGGTGTCTACGCGGGCCTGGCGGGTTCGCTGGCGGCGCTGGCCGCGGTCGCCGTGGGTACGAACGGGATCAGAGCCCCCCGCAATCGCGCGCTGTTCACTGCGGCGGTGTTGTTCCTGCTCGCGATGACCTTCACCGGGTCCAACGGCTGGTGGTACGTCTCCAGCTACGGCGTGCCGTTCTGGGACAAGGCGCCGATGGTGGCGGGCAAGGGCGTTTCGACGCTGTTCCTGGGCCTCAGCATCCTCGCACTGCTGGTCGCCTTGTATTTCCATCTGCGCGACCCGTACCGAACCTCGCGCGACACCGGGCGTTTCGATCGCTTCGCGACCATGCCGCTCACCATCGCGGCGGCGTTGCTCGTGCTGTTCGAGGTGGCTTCGATGGCCAAGGGCGCCATCACCCAGTACCCCGCCTACTCCATCGCGAAGTCGAATTTCAACGCGCTGCAAGGCGATACGTGTGGTCTGGCCAACGATGTGCTGGTGGAATCGAATACGGCCGACTCCCTTCTCACCCCCTACACCGGTGACCCCGCCGACGGTCTGAACGCCGAGTCCACCGGCTTCACCCCGGACGGGGTGGCCGACGACCTCACCGCCGACGCCGACGAGACCGTGGTCGGCGGCGCCAACTCGGTCGACACCGATTCCGCCAACAAGACCACCAAGACCACCGGTGCGGGCACCGGCGGCGGCACCAGCGCAGAACCCGGTATCAACGGCAGCACCGTGGCTCTGCCGTTCGGCCTCGATCCGGCCCGCACCCCGGTCCTCGGTTCCTTCCAGGACGGCGTGCAGCAGCAGGCGAAGCTGACCTCACAGTGGTATCGCGTGGACCTCGGCGACAGCGTGCGCGACGATCCCGCCTACCAGGCGCTCGTGGTCACCGCGGCCGGGCGGATCCGCTACGTCGACACCGACGGCGTCGTGCACTACGGGCAGGACCTGCGGCTGGAATACGGCATTCGCGCCGCCGACGGTTCCGTCGAGGTGACGGGCTCGGTCGCGCCGATGGATATCGGGCCCGCTCCGTCGTGGCGCAACCTGCGCGTACCGATCGACGCGCTGCCAGCCGGCGTGAACGCGGTGCGCCTGGTCGCCGCCGACAACGACATCACCGGCAAGCAGTGGCTCGCGGTGACGCCGCCACGGTTGCCGAAACTGTCCACCCTCGACTCGGTGGTCGGCCGGACCGCTCCGGTGCTGCTCGACTGGCACGTCGGCCTGGCGTTTCCCTGCCAGCGCCCGTTCGAGCACCACGACGGCGTCGCGGAGGCTCCGCAGTGGCGGATTCTGCCCGACCGGGTCGGTTCGGACGCGTCCAACGCCTGGCAGGACGACATCGGTGGCGGCCCGCTCGGGTGGACAAATCTGCTCCTGAGGGCCGAGACTGTGCCCACCTATCTCGACCGTGATCTCGGTCGCGACTGGGGCTCGCTGGAGCGGTTCACGCCGTACCAGCCCGCACCGCCCGCGAAGATCGGGGTGACTGTGGTCGATCAGTCGGGTCGGGCGAAAGAACCGGCAATTCGGGCACAGTAG